A region of the Methylomagnum ishizawai genome:
CGGTCATTATCCCGCCATCGATATCGAAGCCTCGGTGAGCCGCGTCATGCAGGACATCGCCGAACCGCGCCATCTGAACCTGGCACGGCGTTTGAAACGGCTGTATTCGACCTTCCAGCAGAACCGCGACCTCATCAGCGTCGGTGCCTACCGCCAAGGTGCCGACCCGCGCATCGACGAGGCTATCGCCTTGAATCCCAAGATCGTGGCCTTCCTACAGCAAGGCATCGAGGAAGCGGTGGATTTCCGGCGCAGCCTGGACGAATTGGAAACCTTGCTCGGCTGAGAAAACGGGCGCACCGGCACAAGGACGCGGACCGCAACGCACAACGAAACCAGAGAACACGCCCCATGAAACGCTCCGAACGTTTGAACAACATCCTCGAACTGGCCGAAGCCCGCGAGCAAGAAGCCGCCCAGCAACTCGGCGAGATCACCCGCAAACTGGAAAACGCCCGCCGCAACCTCGATAACCTGAGGACTTTCCAGGCCAACTATAGCCAGAAATTCCGCGACACCGGCGATCAGGGCTTGGGGATGCGGCAATTGCTGGAATACCGGGCGTTCCTCGCCAAGATCAATGGCGCGGTGCTGGAGCAGGAGAGGATCGTCGGCAATGTCGAAAAAGCCTTGGCGCAAGGCCGGGCCCGTTGGGAAGCCACCCGCCATCAAACCCTGGGGATGAAAACGGTGGTGGACAAGGCCCGCACCGAGGAACGCCACCTGGAAGAAAGACGCCGCCAAGCCGAGGAGGACGAGCGGGCCAGCCGCCGGGGCGGGCGCGGCGACGACGCCTTGTCGATGGGTTACTGAACAGGAGCAGGGGCCATGACCTCCCATTCCATCCAGGCGCACGGCGCGGCGCGGTCGGCTTCCGCCCAGGACATCGGCCATCCGGCGGGGCGGGGCAGG
Encoded here:
- the fliJ gene encoding flagellar export protein FliJ: MKRSERLNNILELAEAREQEAAQQLGEITRKLENARRNLDNLRTFQANYSQKFRDTGDQGLGMRQLLEYRAFLAKINGAVLEQERIVGNVEKALAQGRARWEATRHQTLGMKTVVDKARTEERHLEERRRQAEEDERASRRGGRGDDALSMGY